Proteins encoded in a region of the Thunnus thynnus chromosome 8, fThuThy2.1, whole genome shotgun sequence genome:
- the si:ch211-121a2.4 gene encoding transmembrane protein 205: MSTDQEPTFTVKLLQLLLLSTYWGMQIWVTFISSFVMDNHLNRHTYGFIQSRLVPFYLHLGSACAFFNLTIYAVYHPSDMLDDREAFQIFIFFVSVTVAAINAQWFGQMTSEIMADMHLIEQACGLGQDIGLSSNREAYAKLCETDVKYRHLSSRLWLYRLLSSLCNLCCIGCNFYSLCYMAENLGTL; encoded by the exons ATGTCCACTGACCAGGAGCCCACATTCACAGtcaagctgctgcagctgctgctgctctccacCTACTGGGGAATGCAGATATGGGTCACCTTCATTTCAA GCTTTGTGATGGACAACCAcctaaacagacacacatatggTTTTATTCAAAGTCGCCTCGTCCCGTTCTACCTCCACTTGGGTTCCGCTTGTGCCTTCTTTAACCTCACGATCTACGCAGTGTATCATCCCAGCGACATGCTGGATGACAGAGAAGCCTTTCAG ATCTTCATCTTCTTTGTGTCAGTGACAGTCGCGGCTATCAATGCTCAGTGGTTTGGTCAGATGACGTCAGAGATCATGGCGGACATGCACCTCATTGAGCAGGCGTGTGGACTGGGTCAGGATATCGGCTTGTCATCGAACCGGGAAGCTTACGCCAAACTGTGTGAGACGGATGTGAAGTACAGACACCTCAGCAGTCGTTTGTGGCTGTACAGACTGCTGTCCTCTCTCTGTAACCTCTGCTGCATCGGCTGCAACTTCTACAGTCTCTGTTACATGGCTGAGAACCTCGGCACACTGTAG